In Brevibacillus marinus, the genomic window AAGTCCTTCCAGCGTTCGACGCATTCTGCTGGAAAAAGGGATCAAGCAAGCCAAACAGCGGCGGCGAAGTAAAGCGCATCAGCCGCGTCAACGTAAGCCGCAGGCTGGAATGCTGTGGCAGATCGACGCCACGCCATATGCCTGGCTGGAGGACCGTACACCAGCCTTTACGCTCCATGCGGCGATTGACGATGCGACAGGCACCGTCGTCGGTGCCGTATTTCGGCCGACGGAGTGTCGCGAAGGCTATTCGCTCGTCATGCAGCAAGGCATACAGAAATACGGCGTGCCGCTTGGCCTGTACAGTGACCGGCACACAATCTTTCGATCGCCTAATGAGAAACTGACCGTGGAGCAGGAACTAGTCGGCGAAACGAAGCCGCTCTCCCACTTCGGCAAGGCGATGGCTGAGCTTCACATTGAGCATATCAAGGCCATCACACCACAGGCCAAAGGCCGCATAGAAAGGCTCTGGAAGACGTTTCAGGATCGCCTGGTCATCGAATTGCGGCTGCTCGGCGCAAAGACAATGGAGGAGGCCAACGCGGCGCTGCCAAAGCTGCTGGAGAAACATAATCGCCAATTCGCAGTGAAACCAAAGGAAGCGGAGTCGGCATACATACCGCTGGATCCAACGGTCAACCTGAACTATGTGTTCACCATTCGCGAATATCGGCGGCTCGGGCCCGGCAACACGATATCCTACAACGGCACGATCTACACGCTCGCCAAGCCAGCGAATCTGAGGTTTGGCACGAAGGAGATGGTTGAA contains:
- a CDS encoding ISNCY family transposase; this translates as MTRAELKKVLVVEKILGGHMTNGEGAAALGLTVRQVIRLKKKYVEEGGAQALVHRNRGRKPSHALSEEVKERVAALYAAKYHGSNNCHYAELLAEHESIQLSPSSVRRILLEKGIKQAKQRRRSKAHQPRQRKPQAGMLWQIDATPYAWLEDRTPAFTLHAAIDDATGTVVGAVFRPTECREGYSLVMQQGIQKYGVPLGLYSDRHTIFRSPNEKLTVEQELVGETKPLSHFGKAMAELHIEHIKAITPQAKGRIERLWKTFQDRLVIELRLLGAKTMEEANAALPKLLEKHNRQFAVKPKEAESAYIPLDPTVNLNYVFTIREYRRLGPGNTISYNGTIYTLAKPANLRFGTKEMVEVRETLTGEVLLWIQGMPLALKATEKPQRKAAAETKKASSASPRKPAADHPWRMYRNKNPLQNNTKSTADQAT